A window of the Ostrea edulis chromosome 1, xbOstEdul1.1, whole genome shotgun sequence genome harbors these coding sequences:
- the LOC130046463 gene encoding uncharacterized protein LOC130046463: MHLQKCFKYAFAKNQGDAKGLEENLRAIVPHQFGDHSLCDSKFCGFKRSPDQAYSHKSLPYKTALKDDEMRFKLDEIFSTVIANSEQFAELGSSQQCEHANREVTLRVPKSLHYGNSEALDFRVAATTAFINEGREYITKVNQDAGISPGKFTKAYADDQMKRRKHSQEKSKLSSTKRRRLILKQERVITQGANEVLEGASYQSDIALDSNLDVEQLPEAVPSGNFKAVSIPENSTFVAFDLETTDLVCEFILLFEFVVKIAISFFGITVRGGRMPHITQIAAKTIGTNDSFSAYVIPKMPISSAAQDITGIVYNNSGTMTVRGKHVEPKTLSSAVTKLCDWLAQYPHVFLVAHNGKTFDYPVFLSALSSIGSVGRFMDCVIGLIDSLAVFKKKYPRLSSYKQEELAKSLLNATYGAHDAEEDVNILVDLVSHSKMTEKELSTFSFPPSAVCNQLKYNKMKASNLPSLHPLIGKGVFRITIAEKIAAADLSFDISQIPVDENS, encoded by the exons ATGCATTTACAGAAATGTTTCAAATATGCATTTGCTAAAAATCAGGGAGATGCGAAAGGACTGGAGGAGAATTTACGGGCAATAGTTCCTCACCAGTTTGGTGACCATAGTTTGTGTGACTCGAAATTCTGTGGATTTAAGCGAAGTCCTGATCAGGCATACAGCCATAAGAGTTTACCATACAAAACAGCTCTAAAGGATGACGAGATGAGATTTAAACTTGATGAGATTTTCTCGACAGTCATCGCCAATTCGGAACAGTTTGCTGAATTAGGTTCAAGTCAACAATGCGAGCATGCGAATCGAGAGGTCACTCTTAGAGTTCCAAAGTCCCTACATTATGGGAATTCAGAGGCTCTTGATTTCAGAGTAGCTGCAACAACAGCTTTCATAAACGAGGGAAGAGAGTATATCACAAAG GTCAACCAAGATGCAGGAATTTCACCAGGGAAATTCACCAAAGCTTATGCTGATGATCAGATGAAGCGCCGCAAGCACTCACAAGAAAAGTCAAAGCTGTCCTCTACAAAGCGACGACGCTTGATCCTGAAACAGGAACGTGTCATAACACAAGGAGCAAATGAAGTATTAGAGGGTGCATCATATCAGTCTG ATATAGCACTTGATTCAAATCTAGATGTGGAACAGTTGCCAGAGGCAGTGCCCAGTGGGAATTTTAAAGCTGTTTCAATCCCTGAGAATTCTACATTTGTCGCATTTGATTTGGAGACGACTGATCtag TTTGTGAGTTCATCTTGTTATTCGAGTTTGTCGTCAAAATagcaatttcattttttgggaTTACAGTTCGAGGAGGAAGGATGCCTCATATTACCCAGATTGCTGCCAAGACCATTGGAACCAATGACAGCTTTTCTGCTTACGTCATTCCAAAAATGCCTATATCATCTGCAGCCCAAGATATCACAGGGATTGTGTACAACAACAGTGGCACAATGACTGTTCGTGGAAAACATGTGGAACCAAAGACCTTGAGTTCTGCTGTTACCAAGTTATGCGATTGGCTAGCCCAGTATCCGCATGTGTTTCTAGTTGCCCACAATGGAAAGACGTTTGATTACCCTGTGTTCCTGTCTGCATTGAGCAGTATCGGTAGTGTGGGCAGATTCATGGATTGTGTAATAGGACTCATCGATAGCTTGGCCGTCTTCAAGAAAAAATACCCCCGTTTATCATCTTACAAACAGGAAGAACTTGCTAAATCCCTTTTGAATGCTACGTATGGAGCACATGATGCTGAAGAGGATGTGAATATACTTGTGGACCTTGTTTCACACTCAAAGATGACCGAAAAGGAACTTTCTACTTTCAGTTTTCCACCAAGCGCAGTTTGCAACCAGCTAAAGTACAACAAGATGAAAGCATCCAACTTGCCTTCACTACATCCTCTTATTGGAAAAGGAGTTTTCAGGATCACTATAGCTGAAAAAATTGCAG CCGCTGATCTATCATTTGATATATCTCAAATTCCTGTGGATGAAAActcatga
- the LOC125648065 gene encoding uncharacterized protein LOC125648065, translating into MKLGEFGRLRMTSAILAKRQLPPRVTVLVDAPRKRDLIGRFVSRIQKKKTNRKRKSRVEIDHNYVSGHVCDGNPCSDNDCPLYNNFKLGKYATREGWKEGRRIIEFGTLVEALESCRQCRLGPLSLSASNIVGELQKGLGGYLYVKCLNPECGEVNTIPYGQTHREKAGKAGMPCFVINTKLGTGMIDSIGGPVRLNNFLATLNIKPVNCRSLKVMERRAGVHVEAVAQQSTRQAADESFKMEMEDISLEESKAAFDDAEGMIGDLGVCPFPDAPIEIKQELIRCVTLDSDEESLPRPCTPPLLGDADPNTTDSLATPSNSHQLVEEVRDACCNAPKKCLLKQTPKGKKKKTSSNFSL; encoded by the exons ATGAAACTCGGTGAATTCGGGAGACTTCGGATGACTTCGGCTATTCTCGCGAAGCGACAACTTCCGCCCAGAGTTACTGTTCTTGTG GACGCGCCAAGAAAGCGAGATCTGATCGGACGATTTGTCTCGCGTatacagaagaaaaaaactaaTAGGAAACGCAAATCAAGGGTGGAGATCGACCACAATTATGTGTCTGGGCATGTGTGTGACGGGAATCCGTGTAGTGATAATGATTGCCCGCTGTATAACAATTTCAAGCTGGGTAAATATGCGACTAGAGAGGGTTGGAAGGAAGGACGGCGGATTATTGAATTCGGAACGCTAGTTGAGGCTCTAGAATCATGTAGACAGTGCAGATTGGGCCCGCTGTCATTATCTGCGTCCAATATTGTTGGGGAGTTGCAAAAAGGCTTAGGGGGATACCTGTACGTGAAGTGTTTGAACCCAGAATGCGGTGAGGTCAACACAATTCCGTACGGCCAGACACACCGAGAGAAGGCAGGAAAAGCGGGGATGCCGTGTTTCGTTATCAACACTAAGCTTGGTACAG GAATGATAGACTCCATCGGTGGCCCAGTCAGGCTAAACAATTTTTTAGCTACTTTGAACATCAAGCCTGTGAACTGTAGAAGTTTGAAAGTCATGGAAAGAAGAGCGGGAGTACATGTTGAGGCTGTAGCTCAACAGTCAACTAGACAGGCAGCTGATGAGTCTTTCAAAATGGAAATGGA AGATATTTCACTTGAAGAGAGTAAGGCAGCCTTTGATGATGCAGAGGGAATGATTGGTGATTTAGGAGTTTGTCCTTTTCCAGACGCGCCTATTGAAATCAA GCAGGAGTTGATACGCTGTGTAACTTTAGACTCTGACGAAGAGAGTCTGCCACGACCATGTACACCACCTTTGCTTGGAGATGCTGATCCAAATACCACAGATAG TTTAGCTACCCCTTCTAACTCGCACCAACTTGTGGAGGAAGTCCGTGATGCCTGCTGTAATGCTCCCAAAAAGTGTCTATTAAAGCAGACCCCCAagggaaaaaagaaaaaaacttctTCCAACTTTTCCTTGTAA